Proteins encoded by one window of Nyctibius grandis isolate bNycGra1 chromosome 15, bNycGra1.pri, whole genome shotgun sequence:
- the GCGR gene encoding glucagon receptor: protein MSRPRLLGLLLLLLLLCCQGPSAQITDFVFESWKAYSEQCQRNMSRLPAPTELVCNRTFDKFSCWPDTLPNSTASVPCPWFLPWYQKVKHRHVFKTCGPDGQWVTGPRGQSLRDATQCELDAEDLEAQEKFAKTYGSFKVMYTVGYSVSLCALLLALALLLGFSKLHCMRNYIHMNLFASFILKGVSVLVIDALLKTHYSEKVDDYHVHIWLSDEAAAGCRAATVFMQYGIVANYCWLLVEGIYLHNLLVVAVFSERSYFTLYLCIGWGAPVLFLIPWVVVKFLYENIQCWTTNNNMGFWWILRFPVFLAILINFFIFIRIIQILVSKLRAHQMRYTDYKFRLAKSTLTLIPLLGIHEVVFAFITDEHAQGTLRYVKLFFDLFLSSFQGMLVAILYCFVNKEVQAELLKRWQRWKLGQDLAEEYKHTYSHAPGARNGAGSTCEKHQLVSGCANGLGRSPPPARPGTHYLERSGRGTPEPRAPGERHHCYEFPETTAESHF, encoded by the exons ATGTCCCGGCCGCGGCTCCTcggcctcctgctgctgctgctgctgctctgctgccag GGCCCCTCTGCCCAGATCACGGACTTCGTCTTCGAGAGCTGGAAGGCGTACAGCGAGCAGTGCCAGCGCAACATGAGCCGCCTGCCCGCGCCCACGG AGCTGGTCTGTAACCGCACCTTCGACAAGTTCTCCTGCTGGCCCGACACGCTGCCCAACAGCACGGCCAGCGTGCCCTGCCCCTGGTTCCTGCCCTGGTACCAGAAAG TGAAACACAGACACGTCTTCAAGACCTGCGGCCCCGACGGGCAGTGGGTGACGGGCCCCCGGGGACAGTCCCTGCGCGACGCCACGCAGTGCGAGCTGGACGCCGAGGACCTGGAGGCGCag GAAAAATTCGCCAAGACCTACGGCAGCTTCAAGGTCATGTACACCGTGGGCTACTCGGTGTCCCTGTGTGCGCTGCTTCTcgccctggccctgctgctgggcttcAG CAAGCTGCACTGCATGAGGAACTACATCCACATGAACCTCTTCGCCTCCTTCATCCTGAAGGGCGTCTCCGTGCTGGTCATCGACGCCCTGCTCAAGACCCACTACAGCGAGAAGGTCGACGACTACCACGTGCACATCTGGCTGAGCGACGAG GCGGCCGCGGGTTGCCGGGCGGCCACCGTCTTCATGCAGTACGGCATCGTGGCCAACTACTGCTGGCTGCTGGTGGAGGGCATCTACCTGCACAACCTCCTCGTGGTGGCCGTCTTCTCCGAGAGGAGCTACTTCACCCTCTACCTGTGCATCGGCTGGG GGGCGCCCGTGCTGTTCCTCATCCCCTGGGTCGTCGTGAAGTTCCTCTATGAAAACATCCA GTGCTGGACCACCAACAACAACATGGGCTTCTGGTGGATCCTTCGCTTCCCCGTGTTCCTGGCCATCCTG ATCAACTTCTTCATCTTCATCCGCATCATCCAGATCCTCGTCTCCAAGCTCCGCGCACACCAGATGCGTTACACCGACTACAAGTTCAG GCTGGCCAAGTCCACGCTGACGCTGATCCCGCTGCTGGGCATCCACGAGGTGGTCTTCGCCTTCATCACAGACGAGCACGCTCAGGGCACCCTGCGCTACGTCAAGCTCTTCTTTGACCTCTTCCTGAGCTCCTTCCAG GGGATGCTGGTGGCCATTCTCTACTGCTTCGTCAACAAGGAG gtgcaggcagagctgctgaagcGGTGGCAGCGCTGGAAGCTGGGGCAGGACCTGGCCGAGGAGTACAAGCACACCTACAGCCACGCACCCGGCGCCCGCAACGGCGCCGGCAGCACCTGCGAGAAGCACCAGCTGGTGAGCGGCTGCGCCAACGGGCTgggccgcagccccccgcccgcgCGCCCCGGCACCCACTACCTCGAGAGGAGCGGCCGCGGCACCCCCGAGCCCCGCGCCCCGGGCGAGCGGCACCACTGCTACGAGTTCCCCGAGACCACGGCCGAGAGCCACTTCTGA